The Deltaproteobacteria bacterium genome window below encodes:
- a CDS encoding S8 family serine peptidase, with protein sequence MEVKKIIGVLSFSLFLISCANETGKTPKSVFEKKNSQSSSTDNSSCQSEMLENKYVVLWEDGSFTYEQGSDEDTFREGFVKNNLPRIKKVFYDKKMKFLNDSEVSSVKVHSETSTAQATSAPEQLWGQRMIKADEAWNQNFYGDGVLVGVVDSYVDISHSQLKSQIYTNELEIPDNGIDDDKNGFIDDYRGMSFTGEEKYTISNPHGTHVSGIIASNHDGLMKGIAPHAKIIPAPFITNNGSGSLGDAIRAMNYVVDRGAKIINASWGDSSCAKSLKEAFQAISNQGVLIVVAAGNSGNDLDYSPSFPASFSFPGQITVGASNENDYMSSFSNSSFNLVHLAAPGDLIFSTTPSEKYDYLKGTSMATPFVSGAAAVLWGAFPKASSVQIKEALVQSVEVTPNHEFRVVSKGRLNLSKAISFMKRF encoded by the coding sequence ATGGAAGTAAAAAAAATCATCGGGGTTCTTTCGTTTTCGCTATTTCTTATCTCTTGCGCAAACGAAACTGGCAAAACGCCAAAGAGTGTTTTTGAAAAAAAGAACTCTCAATCAAGCTCTACTGACAATTCTAGTTGTCAGTCAGAAATGCTAGAAAATAAATATGTGGTTTTGTGGGAAGATGGAAGTTTTACCTACGAACAAGGCTCTGATGAAGATACCTTTAGAGAAGGTTTTGTTAAAAACAATTTACCTCGCATTAAAAAAGTTTTTTATGACAAAAAAATGAAGTTTCTGAATGATTCCGAAGTTTCCTCAGTAAAGGTTCATTCGGAAACCTCAACGGCGCAAGCTACAAGCGCTCCAGAGCAACTATGGGGACAGCGAATGATTAAGGCCGATGAGGCTTGGAATCAAAATTTTTATGGTGATGGTGTTTTAGTGGGTGTTGTTGATTCCTATGTGGACATATCTCATTCCCAATTAAAAAGTCAAATTTACACTAATGAATTAGAAATTCCAGATAATGGTATCGATGATGACAAAAATGGATTTATTGATGATTACCGCGGGATGAGTTTTACCGGTGAAGAAAAATACACCATCAGCAATCCTCACGGTACCCATGTCAGTGGGATTATTGCCTCTAATCATGATGGTTTGATGAAGGGAATCGCTCCTCATGCTAAAATTATTCCTGCACCTTTTATTACCAACAATGGCTCCGGCTCCCTTGGTGATGCCATCAGGGCGATGAATTATGTTGTGGATAGAGGTGCCAAAATAATCAATGCTAGCTGGGGGGACAGCTCTTGTGCTAAATCTTTGAAAGAAGCATTTCAAGCTATTTCTAATCAAGGAGTTTTAATTGTCGTCGCTGCAGGAAATAGTGGAAATGATTTGGACTATTCTCCTTCTTTCCCTGCCTCTTTTAGTTTTCCAGGGCAAATCACCGTGGGGGCTTCGAACGAAAATGATTATATGTCTTCCTTTTCCAATAGCAGTTTTAACTTAGTGCATTTGGCCGCGCCTGGAGATTTAATTTTTAGCACCACCCCATCAGAAAAGTATGATTATTTAAAAGGAACGAGCATGGCGACACCTTTTGTTTCAGGTGCCGCGGCTGTTCTTTGGGGAGCTTTTCCAAAGGCCTCTTCTGTACAAATCAAGGAAGCGCTGGTCCAATCTGTAGAAGTAACTCCAAATCATGAGTTTAGAGTGGTATCAAAAGGCAGATTAAACCTATCTAAAGCCATTAGCTTTATGAAGCGGTTTTAA
- a CDS encoding DUF1456 family protein: MLNNDILRSVRNILDIRDPKIIEIAKLTNYDVSLDDVVSFLKKEEDPGFKKCDDIFMSHFLDGLIIYKRGKKEPQALSPTPAPPVSHVITNNLVLKKLRVAFELKEEDILSLLENAGFKASKPEISAIFRNEQHRNFRPSGDQFLRNFLKGLTHKIRGIKKS, from the coding sequence TTGTTAAACAATGATATCCTGCGAAGTGTTCGAAATATTTTAGACATAAGAGATCCTAAAATTATTGAAATCGCAAAACTAACAAATTACGATGTTAGCCTTGACGACGTCGTTTCATTTTTAAAAAAGGAAGAGGATCCTGGTTTTAAAAAATGTGATGATATTTTTATGTCTCATTTTTTGGATGGACTCATTATTTATAAACGAGGAAAAAAGGAACCGCAGGCTCTCTCCCCCACTCCGGCGCCCCCTGTCAGTCATGTTATTACGAATAATTTAGTTCTTAAAAAATTACGAGTCGCCTTTGAGCTTAAAGAAGAAGATATTCTTTCTTTGCTTGAAAATGCAGGGTTTAAGGCTTCAAAGCCCGAAATCAGCGCTATTTTCAGAAATGAACAGCATCGAAACTTTCGACCCAGTGGAGATCAATTTCTAAGAAACTTTCTTAAGGGTTTAACGCACAAAATTCGTGGTATAAAAAAAAGCTAA
- the asnS gene encoding asparagine--tRNA ligase, giving the protein MRYYIIELKNYVGQKIELKGWAYQTRSSGKVKFMELRDGTGIVPCVFFKGECDDQALELFDKITQETTVKLIGTVRKHPKHENVYEMGAQSIEILAPSENYPISPKDHGTDFLMENRHLWLRSKRQHAIMRLRHEIIYAIRDFFDGRGFTLTDAPIFTPSACEGTTNLFETKYFDEKMYLSQSGQLYMEATAAAFGKVYCFGPTFRAEKSKTRRHLIEFWMVEPEVAFNDMYDNMELAEQFIEYIVQRVLKNRPDEFKILERNTAKLEVIKGSFPRLHYKEAADLVKKENPEFNVGDDFGATDETIISSKFEKPVFVHHYPQAIKAFYMKEDPKEPGYAMGCDLLATEGYGEIIGGGQREESIEKLLTKIKEHKLDEKDFQWYLDLRRYGSFPHSGFGLGVERAVAWICGLPHVRETIPFPRLYGRSYP; this is encoded by the coding sequence GTGCGCTACTATATTATTGAATTAAAAAATTATGTTGGGCAAAAAATTGAGCTCAAAGGTTGGGCTTATCAAACCAGATCCTCTGGCAAAGTGAAATTTATGGAATTGCGCGATGGAACGGGAATTGTTCCTTGCGTGTTCTTTAAAGGTGAATGCGATGATCAAGCACTTGAGCTCTTTGATAAAATAACTCAAGAAACCACGGTAAAATTAATTGGCACCGTCAGAAAGCATCCAAAACATGAAAATGTTTATGAAATGGGTGCTCAATCCATTGAGATTTTGGCTCCTTCTGAAAATTATCCCATTTCTCCAAAAGACCATGGGACAGATTTTCTTATGGAAAATCGTCATCTTTGGCTTCGTTCTAAAAGACAACATGCAATCATGAGGCTCCGGCATGAAATCATTTATGCCATAAGAGATTTTTTTGATGGCCGCGGCTTTACTTTAACTGACGCACCTATTTTCACTCCAAGTGCTTGTGAAGGAACAACTAATCTTTTTGAAACCAAATACTTTGATGAAAAAATGTATTTATCTCAATCGGGTCAATTGTATATGGAGGCTACGGCCGCAGCTTTTGGTAAGGTTTATTGCTTTGGTCCAACTTTTCGAGCCGAAAAATCAAAAACACGCAGGCATTTGATTGAATTTTGGATGGTTGAACCAGAAGTTGCCTTTAATGACATGTACGATAATATGGAGTTGGCTGAACAATTCATAGAGTACATTGTTCAGCGTGTGCTTAAAAATCGCCCTGATGAGTTCAAGATTTTAGAAAGAAACACCGCCAAACTTGAAGTGATCAAAGGATCTTTCCCACGCCTTCACTACAAAGAAGCCGCAGACCTGGTAAAAAAAGAAAATCCAGAATTTAATGTCGGTGATGATTTCGGAGCCACCGATGAAACGATCATTTCTTCCAAATTTGAAAAACCTGTTTTTGTTCACCATTACCCTCAAGCCATCAAAGCCTTTTATATGAAGGAAGACCCCAAAGAACCAGGATATGCCATGGGTTGTGATCTACTCGCTACGGAGGGCTATGGCGAAATTATCGGTGGTGGTCAGCGTGAAGAAAGTATTGAAAAATTATTAACTAAAATTAAGGAACATAAATTAGACGAAAAAGATTTCCAATGGTACTTAGATTTAAGACGCTATGGTTCCTTCCCTCATAGTGGCTTTGGTCTTGGTGTTGAGAGGGCTGTCGCATGGATTTGCGGGCTGCCTCATGTGCGGGAAACCATCCCCTTTCCAAGGCTGTATGGTCGAAGTTACCCTTAA
- a CDS encoding acyl-CoA carboxylase subunit beta has translation METENLNIQKLQELERRNEEAMRGGGEARVSKHKQGGRLTARERLDVLLDPGSFVETDRFVTHRCTNFGMEKNVVMGDGIITGYGRVNGKLVYVSSQDFTVIGGSMSRTQSNKICKVMDLAAKNGAPFISINDSGGARIQEGIESLGGYADIFTRNVTSSGVIPQITAIMGPCAGGAVYSPSITDFVFMVQDSSYMFVTGPDVIKTVTHEDVTKEDLGGATTHSQKSGVAHFAVENDKNCLLMIRELLNFLPANNLDDAPILPSADRPDRIVEKLNTLIPDNPKKPYNMIQVITECADEGYFLEVHKNFAQNIVVGFSRFNGRPVGIVANQPQVLAGCLNIEASRKAARFIRFCDAFNIPIVSFVDVPGFLPGRDQEWNGIITHGAKLLYAYAEATVPKITVITRKAYGGAYIVMGSKLLRSDVNLAYPSAEIAVMGAEGAVSIISRAEIEKAKDPVAEKARLIEEYEKKFSNPYISAELGYTDEIIEPAMTRKRIIDSLEMLKNKKEVNPPKKHGNIPL, from the coding sequence ATGGAAACAGAAAATTTAAACATTCAAAAGCTTCAAGAACTTGAAAGACGAAATGAAGAAGCTATGCGTGGCGGTGGAGAAGCTCGAGTCTCTAAACATAAACAAGGTGGACGCCTCACTGCCAGAGAACGCTTGGATGTTTTGCTAGATCCTGGAAGTTTTGTAGAAACGGATCGATTCGTCACGCACCGGTGTACTAATTTTGGCATGGAAAAAAATGTAGTAATGGGTGATGGAATCATCACTGGTTATGGGCGCGTCAATGGAAAATTAGTTTATGTTTCTAGCCAGGATTTCACGGTTATTGGTGGTTCCATGTCGCGAACTCAATCAAATAAAATTTGTAAGGTTATGGATTTGGCGGCTAAAAATGGTGCTCCTTTTATTTCCATCAATGACTCTGGAGGAGCACGAATTCAAGAAGGTATCGAATCCCTTGGGGGTTATGCGGATATTTTTACTCGAAACGTGACTTCCAGCGGAGTGATTCCTCAGATTACGGCCATCATGGGCCCTTGTGCGGGTGGAGCGGTTTATTCACCCAGTATTACGGATTTTGTCTTTATGGTTCAAGATTCAAGTTACATGTTTGTCACTGGTCCCGACGTTATTAAAACAGTCACTCATGAAGATGTGACCAAAGAGGATTTGGGCGGAGCAACGACACATTCGCAAAAATCGGGAGTGGCCCATTTCGCTGTAGAAAATGATAAAAATTGTTTGTTAATGATTCGTGAATTGCTTAATTTTTTGCCTGCTAATAATCTAGACGATGCGCCCATTTTACCTTCGGCGGATCGGCCTGATCGCATTGTTGAAAAACTAAATACTTTGATTCCCGATAACCCTAAAAAACCCTATAACATGATTCAGGTAATTACAGAGTGTGCTGACGAAGGTTATTTTTTAGAAGTTCATAAAAATTTTGCACAAAATATTGTTGTTGGTTTTTCTCGATTTAATGGCCGTCCCGTAGGGATTGTTGCGAATCAACCTCAAGTACTTGCTGGTTGTTTAAATATTGAAGCTTCAAGAAAGGCCGCTCGTTTCATTCGCTTCTGCGATGCTTTTAATATACCAATTGTGAGCTTTGTTGATGTTCCTGGGTTTTTGCCCGGTCGAGATCAGGAATGGAATGGGATCATCACTCATGGAGCGAAATTGCTTTATGCCTACGCTGAAGCTACTGTTCCCAAAATCACTGTGATCACCAGGAAAGCCTATGGTGGAGCTTACATCGTTATGGGGTCAAAGCTTTTAAGGTCCGATGTGAATCTGGCTTATCCTTCTGCTGAAATTGCTGTGATGGGTGCCGAGGGCGCTGTGAGTATTATTTCTCGTGCAGAGATTGAAAAGGCCAAAGATCCTGTTGCTGAAAAAGCTCGTTTGATTGAAGAATATGAAAAGAAATTTTCAAATCCCTATATCAGCGCTGAACTGGGATATACAGATGAAATCATCGAGCCTGCAATGACTCGAAAAAGAATCATCGATTCGTTAGAGATGTTGAAAAACAAAAAAGAAGTCAATCCCCCCAAAAAACATGGAAATATTCCTCTTTAA
- the accC gene encoding acetyl-CoA carboxylase biotin carboxylase subunit, translating into MKNNKLPFKKILIANRGEIAIRITRACRELGISAVAVFSDADRDSLHVFLADQAYNIGPAPSKESYLNIPKIISVAKEAGVDAIHPGYGFLSENTHFARACKEAGIVFIGPTSENIEAMGDKLSAKALMKKAKVPTVPGSDGGVETLEQAKLIAAEIGFPVIIKASAGGGGKGMRVVRQESELESGFRACKSEGQNYFSDPTVYIERFINDPKHIEIQVFGDQHGNVCHLYERECSVQRRHQKIIEEAPSPSVPPEVRLRMGESAVRAAKQINYEGAGTIEFIFDNSTKEFFFMEMNTRLQVEHPITEAITGIDLVKEQIFVAAGRPLSFKQEDVKIKGHAIEARICAEDPVTYKPSPGMIRACRHPQGPFMRVDSYAYPGYEVPIYYDPMIAKLITWGDSREDAIRRMQRALSEFVLTGIKTNIVLHKTILDHPKFLDGSYTTQFIEKNFEVIEPLLFKQIEDPMFLIAAAITAYNDRKSKDVRHLNITSNWKRIGRKMSMRLA; encoded by the coding sequence ATGAAAAATAATAAGCTCCCTTTTAAGAAAATTTTAATCGCAAATCGCGGAGAAATTGCCATCCGAATCACACGAGCTTGTCGCGAGCTTGGCATTTCTGCAGTCGCAGTATTTAGTGATGCGGACAGAGACAGTCTTCATGTTTTTTTGGCCGATCAGGCTTACAATATAGGACCAGCACCATCTAAAGAGTCCTATCTGAATATTCCTAAAATTATCAGTGTGGCCAAGGAGGCTGGCGTTGATGCCATTCACCCTGGCTATGGTTTTCTCTCTGAAAACACCCATTTTGCTCGAGCTTGTAAAGAAGCCGGGATCGTTTTTATCGGCCCAACATCAGAAAATATCGAAGCCATGGGCGATAAACTTTCCGCAAAGGCCTTAATGAAAAAAGCCAAGGTGCCCACCGTACCTGGAAGCGATGGCGGAGTTGAAACCTTAGAGCAGGCTAAGCTGATAGCTGCAGAGATTGGTTTTCCTGTTATTATAAAAGCTTCTGCGGGGGGTGGTGGAAAAGGCATGCGAGTCGTCCGCCAGGAAAGTGAGTTAGAGAGTGGATTTCGCGCTTGCAAGTCAGAAGGGCAAAATTATTTTTCTGATCCGACAGTCTATATTGAAAGATTTATTAACGATCCAAAGCATATTGAAATTCAAGTTTTTGGCGACCAACATGGAAATGTTTGCCACTTATATGAAAGAGAATGTTCTGTCCAACGACGACATCAAAAAATTATTGAGGAAGCTCCGTCTCCCTCTGTTCCTCCAGAGGTCCGCTTACGAATGGGTGAATCGGCTGTTAGAGCTGCCAAGCAAATTAATTACGAAGGCGCGGGAACTATTGAGTTTATTTTTGATAACTCAACCAAAGAATTTTTTTTCATGGAAATGAATACTCGTCTTCAAGTGGAACATCCCATTACCGAAGCCATCACCGGGATTGATTTAGTAAAAGAACAAATCTTTGTCGCGGCAGGAAGGCCCCTAAGCTTCAAACAAGAAGATGTAAAAATAAAAGGTCATGCTATTGAGGCCAGAATCTGCGCCGAAGATCCCGTAACCTACAAGCCTTCCCCTGGAATGATTCGCGCCTGTCGACATCCACAAGGGCCATTTATGCGAGTTGATTCCTATGCCTATCCTGGCTACGAAGTTCCAATTTACTATGACCCCATGATTGCTAAGCTCATTACCTGGGGTGATTCTAGGGAAGATGCCATTCGTAGAATGCAACGGGCTTTAAGTGAGTTTGTTTTAACTGGAATTAAAACAAACATCGTGCTTCATAAAACTATTTTAGATCACCCTAAATTTCTAGATGGTAGCTATACCACTCAATTCATCGAAAAAAACTTTGAAGTGATCGAACCCCTTTTGTTTAAACAAATTGAAGATCCCATGTTTCTTATCGCCGCAGCCATCACGGCTTACAATGATCGCAAGTCAAAAGATGTTCGACATTTAAACATAACTTCTAACTGGAAACGAATTGGCAGAAAAATGTCAATGCGATTAGCCTAA
- a CDS encoding acetyl-CoA carboxylase biotin carboxyl carrier protein subunit, which yields MYFEADLKGRKYKLDVTELRHSWKVSIQPEKGEWQHYDVSKNDFKQAEEYISFLFQGQSYLVDVIGKDTKYTVFARNSFRNIKIFNDEMLLHESLKKGGSIGGANELRAGMPGKVIEIFAKQGEIIKANKSLLIMEAMKMENEMRSDRDVKIKEVCVKQGDSVEAGALLLKFEEIG from the coding sequence ATGTATTTTGAAGCAGACCTTAAAGGACGAAAATATAAACTAGATGTGACAGAGCTTCGACATAGCTGGAAAGTTTCCATACAACCTGAAAAGGGGGAATGGCAACACTATGACGTTTCGAAAAATGATTTCAAACAAGCTGAAGAATATATAAGTTTTTTATTTCAAGGGCAGTCCTATTTAGTGGATGTCATTGGCAAAGATACTAAATACACCGTTTTCGCAAGGAACTCATTTCGAAACATTAAAATTTTTAACGATGAGATGCTTTTGCATGAATCTCTTAAAAAAGGAGGCTCCATTGGTGGCGCTAACGAGCTTCGTGCCGGAATGCCTGGCAAAGTTATTGAAATTTTTGCCAAACAAGGTGAGATCATCAAAGCGAATAAATCTTTACTCATTATGGAAGCTATGAAAATGGAAAATGAAATGCGCTCCGACCGAGATGTAAAGATTAAAGAAGTTTGTGTTAAACAAGGCGACAGTGTCGAAGCTGGCGCCCTCTTGCTAAAATTTGAAGAAATTGGATAG
- the tatC gene encoding twin-arginine translocase subunit TatC, which produces MNDQTQENLEHHMTLVEHLRDLRKRLVNSLWALMIFTGIAYDYSNEIFDLVRKPIIKYLPSGGLVYTAPMDKFMAHFKISIIMGIILSSPFIIYQIWLFVAPGLYRNEKKYAASFISLGTVLFLSGVLFSYFVALPMAFEFLFNFGGNEDKPLITIEHYLDFVGQFSLMFGVSFELPLIMCILAMLGIVSQKFLIEKGRYAVMILAVIAAIITPPDVMSMMIMLVPLVVLYYIGVILVGFVQRKSTGIDGSPSSKE; this is translated from the coding sequence ATGAATGATCAAACCCAAGAAAATTTAGAACATCACATGACCCTTGTAGAGCATCTCCGGGATCTCAGAAAGAGATTAGTCAATAGTTTGTGGGCATTAATGATATTTACAGGTATCGCCTACGATTATAGTAATGAAATTTTTGATCTTGTTAGAAAACCCATTATAAAATATTTGCCAAGTGGAGGCTTGGTGTATACCGCTCCTATGGATAAATTTATGGCCCATTTTAAAATTTCTATTATTATGGGAATTATTTTGTCGAGTCCGTTTATAATTTACCAAATTTGGTTATTTGTGGCCCCTGGCCTTTATCGAAATGAAAAAAAGTATGCCGCTAGCTTCATCAGTTTAGGAACGGTTTTGTTCTTATCTGGAGTTTTGTTTTCTTATTTTGTAGCTTTACCGATGGCGTTTGAATTTTTATTTAACTTTGGTGGGAATGAAGACAAGCCATTGATTACGATAGAACATTATCTCGATTTTGTTGGTCAATTTAGTTTGATGTTTGGAGTGTCCTTTGAGCTTCCACTTATAATGTGTATTTTGGCAATGTTAGGGATTGTCTCTCAGAAATTTTTGATTGAAAAAGGTCGTTATGCCGTGATGATCCTCGCAGTAATTGCTGCAATCATAACGCCCCCAGATGTGATGAGCATGATGATAATGCTCGTACCCTTAGTCGTTCTTTATTATATTGGAGTTATTTTGGTGGGATTTGTTCAAAGAAAATCAACTGGCATTGATGGCTCACCAAGTAGCAAAGAATAA
- a CDS encoding twin-arginine translocase TatA/TatE family subunit, with protein MFGLGMSEILVLGILALILIGPDQLPEIARTIGKFLNELKRSTEGLTDDLKKQAKVDLNFINPEENKSLSPPAEEIAENKVHRLIADGKDKENETQLNLFDSKLAGDKSTEKKTIVDESIDEKPTKS; from the coding sequence ATGTTTGGCTTAGGGATGAGTGAAATTTTAGTTTTGGGGATATTAGCTTTGATTCTCATTGGACCTGATCAGCTTCCAGAGATTGCGAGAACGATTGGTAAGTTTTTAAATGAGCTTAAAAGATCAACCGAGGGACTAACCGATGATTTAAAAAAACAAGCTAAAGTTGATTTGAATTTTATAAATCCAGAAGAAAATAAATCATTGTCTCCTCCGGCAGAGGAGATTGCAGAAAACAAAGTACATCGATTGATTGCAGATGGAAAAGATAAAGAAAACGAAACCCAGTTGAACTTATTTGATTCGAAACTTGCAGGAGATAAATCAACTGAAAAAAAAACCATAGTCGATGAATCAATCGATGAAAAACCTACAAAATCTTAA
- a CDS encoding insulinase family protein, with amino-acid sequence MSKKYQLKNGLKVLLVESHKSPVVSIQMWVKTGSADEGKNEEGISHFIEHLVFKGTEKYKLGEIASAVEGSGGELNAYTSFDQTVFYVTISKQYSDVGLDVISQMMGYPTFDKNEIDNEREVVIEEIKRGEDSPQRQISQMLFSTAYKNHAYKVPVIGYDKNIKTLSAKKIVEYFHSRYAPRNMFLVVAGDFVSADMKKKIESYFGGFKDYKIKKVVRKKEPVQTKTQILVQETKFQEALTYLAFKGPNVKHKDVTGLDVLALILGQGDSSRLVKSLRMDSPIVNSTGAFAFTPQDEGLIAVSASLEPENLAAYLEKLKLEIIKLIQTPPSHEETQKAITNIASEQIYSLESVDGLARKVGSLEFYMNDPNYYKEYLRQLYALQPEDIQKLAKKYLDPKKMTFVLMTKNSVSEGKALIAQFVKDLEEEISYIGKTKKFAPQKLKFNFNLEATKAKTEVVTLKRGIKLYYREQKETPTCSLKIAFLGGVRLENETQGGLAELYSRVWPAGCAKFTEQEINEKIDKMAASLSAFSGRNTVGLSLNYLSLNEQEILDITGDLILNPTWDEEIIQREKQIQKNQIQSQNDNPSQVCIMQFMKGMFHGHPYAKEILGSKESLDRLTQKDFKNYHEAILKSGNMYLCAVGDFNKAKLVQELNHIIEKIPVGEKFSSKFPLSDLSQDKVIFHELKKEQSHVVVAYRGLPLGDKDRYTLEVIQSILSGQGGRLFIELRDKNSLAYSVSPIKMEGIETGYFGGYIGCSPEKVDKSISMLKEEFKKLCTTPVASEELLRAQKYLSGRNDIDLQKKGTICTGILFDVIYGMDSDEIFKATEKYFQVTADDILRVSQRIFQTPSIISVVGATPPSV; translated from the coding sequence ATGTCCAAAAAATATCAACTAAAAAATGGTTTAAAGGTATTACTTGTAGAAAGCCATAAATCGCCGGTGGTTTCCATTCAAATGTGGGTTAAAACAGGAAGCGCAGATGAGGGAAAAAATGAAGAAGGTATTTCTCACTTTATAGAACATTTGGTATTTAAAGGAACAGAAAAATACAAGTTGGGGGAAATAGCCTCTGCGGTTGAGGGGTCTGGCGGAGAATTAAATGCTTATACTTCCTTTGATCAAACAGTGTTTTATGTCACCATTTCAAAACAGTATTCCGATGTGGGGCTAGACGTTATCAGTCAAATGATGGGGTATCCAACTTTTGATAAAAACGAAATTGATAATGAGCGAGAAGTAGTTATTGAAGAAATCAAAAGAGGAGAAGACTCTCCGCAAAGACAGATTTCCCAGATGTTATTTTCAACAGCGTATAAAAATCATGCCTATAAAGTTCCCGTTATTGGTTATGATAAAAACATAAAAACCTTATCGGCAAAAAAAATAGTGGAGTACTTTCATAGCCGTTATGCCCCTAGAAATATGTTTCTGGTTGTCGCTGGGGATTTTGTCTCTGCAGACATGAAGAAAAAAATAGAATCTTATTTTGGAGGATTTAAAGATTATAAGATTAAAAAAGTGGTGCGAAAAAAAGAACCAGTTCAAACTAAAACACAAATTCTTGTTCAAGAAACAAAATTTCAAGAAGCGCTTACCTATTTAGCTTTCAAAGGACCCAATGTGAAGCATAAAGACGTTACAGGTTTAGACGTTCTTGCATTGATTCTTGGACAAGGAGATAGCTCTAGACTTGTTAAGTCACTCAGAATGGATTCGCCCATCGTTAACTCGACCGGGGCCTTTGCCTTTACCCCACAGGATGAAGGGCTTATTGCGGTTTCTGCGAGTTTAGAACCAGAGAATTTAGCGGCCTATTTGGAAAAATTAAAATTGGAAATAATTAAACTCATTCAAACTCCACCGAGTCATGAAGAAACTCAAAAGGCCATTACAAATATTGCCTCTGAACAAATCTATTCCCTGGAAAGCGTTGATGGTCTTGCAAGAAAAGTGGGATCTCTTGAGTTTTACATGAACGATCCTAACTACTATAAAGAATACCTTAGACAACTTTACGCCCTTCAGCCGGAAGACATCCAAAAGTTAGCAAAAAAATATTTGGATCCAAAAAAAATGACCTTTGTTTTGATGACGAAAAATTCAGTGTCAGAAGGAAAAGCACTCATTGCTCAATTCGTGAAAGATCTAGAAGAAGAAATTTCATATATTGGAAAAACAAAAAAATTTGCTCCACAAAAATTAAAATTTAATTTTAATTTGGAAGCGACAAAAGCTAAAACCGAAGTGGTCACTTTAAAAAGAGGAATAAAATTATATTATCGTGAGCAAAAGGAAACCCCAACTTGCTCCCTTAAAATCGCTTTTTTAGGCGGTGTCAGATTAGAAAATGAGACACAAGGTGGATTGGCAGAACTTTATTCAAGAGTGTGGCCTGCAGGATGTGCTAAGTTTACAGAGCAGGAAATCAACGAAAAAATTGATAAAATGGCAGCGAGTTTAAGTGCTTTTTCTGGGCGTAATACTGTTGGTTTGAGCCTTAATTATTTATCCTTAAATGAACAAGAAATACTGGATATTACTGGGGATCTGATTTTAAACCCAACTTGGGATGAAGAAATTATTCAAAGAGAAAAGCAGATACAAAAGAATCAAATACAGTCTCAAAACGATAATCCTTCTCAAGTTTGTATAATGCAGTTTATGAAAGGAATGTTTCATGGTCATCCTTATGCTAAAGAAATTTTAGGAAGCAAAGAATCTTTAGATCGTCTCACTCAAAAGGATTTTAAAAATTATCATGAAGCCATTTTAAAATCAGGAAACATGTATTTATGTGCTGTTGGTGATTTTAATAAGGCAAAACTTGTTCAAGAATTGAATCATATCATAGAAAAAATACCCGTTGGGGAAAAGTTTTCATCCAAATTTCCATTAAGTGATTTAAGTCAAGACAAGGTGATTTTTCATGAACTTAAGAAAGAGCAATCACATGTGGTTGTTGCTTATCGTGGATTGCCACTTGGAGATAAAGACCGATACACCCTAGAAGTGATTCAATCAATACTTTCTGGCCAAGGTGGTCGATTATTCATCGAACTAAGAGACAAAAACTCCTTAGCTTATTCGGTATCTCCAATAAAAATGGAAGGAATAGAAACAGGATATTTTGGGGGATACATTGGTTGTTCACCAGAAAAAGTAGATAAATCGATATCCATGCTTAAGGAAGAATTCAAAAAACTTTGTACGACCCCGGTGGCTTCTGAAGAATTATTACGTGCCCAAAAATATTTATCTGGAAGAAATGATATTGATTTACAAAAAAAGGGAACTATTTGTACGGGAATATTGTTTGATGTGATTTACGGAATGGACTCTGATGAGATTTTTAAAGCTACTGAAAAATATTTTCAAGTAACTGCTGATGATATTTTAAGAGTCAGCCAACGAATCTTTCAAACACCATCGATAATATCCGTGGTTGGGGCCACACCTCCGAGTGTTTAA